The Borrelia sp. HM sequence TGTCTGCCATACGAGTCCAATCGTAGTTTTCCCAGTATTGATTAAACTCTATCTCAGCTAGTTTAGGACTTATTATCCCATTAGATACTACTTGATTTAATACTGTTTTTTGTATTTTTTTAGCAAATTTTGGATTGTAAAATGGTGAATATAGTTTTGCATTTGGTAGTTGTATGATCATCAAAACGGCTTCTGCAGTATTAAGATCTTTGACACTTTTATTGAAAAAAAATTTTGAAGCTGCTACGACTCCATAGTTTCCGTTTCCAAAATACACCTTATTAAGATATTTCTCAATTATTTCATATTTTGATAATTTTTTTTCAAGTTGTATAGCCCACCAAATTTCATTTAGCTTTCTTAGGATTGATCGTTTTTTTTGATTGGTATAAAGAAGTTTTGCTAATTGTTGTGTTAAAGTGCTTCCTCCTGAAAAATATCTTCCAAGAGCGATATTAAACGCAGCTCTTAGAATTCCTATGAATGAAAAACCTCTGTGAAAGTAAAAATTAAGATCTTCACGTATTAATAGAGTATTTATTAAGTTGTTAGGCATCTCTCTTAAAGATAGTAGCTCTCTATTCTCATCAGAGATAAATTGTGTTATTACCTTTCCATTAGCATCAAAAAGTTTTGATGGTATAGCTGGGTTCACGTTACCAAATTTTTTGTCTTTTTGAATATTTATAGTTTCAGCTAATGCAATTGAGAGCGAAATAATAGTGAAGCTGACAGAAAAATATGTGAGATATATGAGAACATTGTCCTTTTTACTAAATTTGAAGTTTTTCAAATTATATCCTTCCAATTAATTATACTATAAATATGATACATTTGGTTTTTATTTTTATTTAGTGATTATTAATAACTAAAATTATTATAATTTTTTTATGTATATTACTACATAATTTTATAATACAAAGTTATAAAAAATAAAGTCTTAAATACTTGGTTCTTTTTATATTCTACATTGAAAATTATAATAAGCATAAGCATTAACTGAAATTAATCACTTTTTTTGATATGACTTGTTTAAGGTTTTATTTATTCAATTAATTTGACATTTTGCTTTTATTTAGTTATAGATTAGATTTTAATATCTATGTTGAATAAATAAACAACTATTGGTTGTATGCAATATTTTGGGATAAAATTATTGCAAGGTGTATGCATAAATTAAGATTTTTTAGGTTTTATTGCTTTTAAGTTTCTAAATATCGATTTCAACATGTTTGTTAGATTTCAAAGGAGAGGTTTATGTTTTTATCTAAGAAAATAAAAGATTATGAAACTAAATATAAAGGTAAAGAGATTAATATGAGCACTGAAATTAACAGTTTTCTTAATATTAAAAATACTGTTGAAATTAGAGTTGGTGATTACGTAGCATGTGGTGTAATTTATTCTATTTCTATGAATGCTATCAAACTTATTTCGCAAGAAGATGAAGTTTTACCTGTTTTAGCAAAAAATGGAAATTCAGGTAGTCTCCAATTTAAAAGTTTTGACAATATCGGAGATAGTCCTTTGTTTGTTCATCCTTTATTTGTTAAATTAGTTAATACATCTGCTTATGCTGTGCAGGATAAGGAGTATAATTTATTGACTTTAGATTTGATATCTGCTATGCCAGAAGATTTTGCTATTAAGATTGGTAAACTTCTTGATTTGAAGCTTGGGCAAAATCAAAGAATTCATGAGCGTATTATTATTAATAAAGATTCCCTTAGAAAGCTTAATCTTATATCTGATAAAGCTTTTATTGAAATTAATGGTACTAAGCATAAATGTTTGATTAAAGACATGTCTTATGGAGGTGCACTTTTAATATCTTGTTTTAATTTTGAAGGAATGGATGAAGGTAATACTGATTTGACTTTGAATTTTGATATTGCAGGTAAAAAAGTTTTCATTGTGGGTAAAGCCAGAAATTTAAGTGTTATTCAGACGCCTAATGGTAAAGTTTTGGCTTTAGGAATGGCGTTTTGTGAGGATAGAATTCCGCTTGATTACACTATGTTAATTCATGATTATTTTAACTAGAGAGTTTATGTTGAAGAATATTATTTATATTTCGCTTCCAGTAAATTTTAAAACTCAAATTAAGGACTTTGTATTTGATCCTAAGATACTTTTACCTGTTGAGGTTGATAATATCCGAAATTTTTCTCAAGATGAACTTAATTTTGAATCCGTTATGTCTGCTATCCTTAAGATTGCAGCTTATGATAAAGATAATGTTAATTTTATTTATTATAAAAATCTTCTTTTAGCTTTAAAGCCTAATATTGTTAATGATCTTATTAATGTTGGGCTTGTCAAGATTGAAGAAGGAGATTATAAGTTAGCTCTTGAAATTTTTTTGTCATTAAAAGGCATTGATGAAAAAAATGATATTCTTCTTTTGAATTTGGCATTATTGTATGAAAAACTTGCTGAGAATTTTTTAAAATTTGAGCAAGATAGGGATGCTTTTAGTAGCAATCAAAGTGCTTTAGAGATTTATGAGTGTCTTTTAGACTTTAAAAATCCAAATGAAAATGTTTTCGCAAATGCAGGATTTTTCTTTATTAAACAGTATAAATTGGGTAAAGCCCAAGAATTGCTTAATCATTATTTAAAAATTTCTACTAATTTTAAATTGAAGAGTAAAGTAAGCGAAGTGTTAAATTCTATAGAGGAGTATAAGAGTTTAAATATAAATCTTGAGCAAATATATGATTTAATAATTCTCTCAAAGGAAGATGAAGCTATTTTTAAGCTTATTAAACTTTTAGAATATCATACAAATTCTTGGAATGCTTGGTTTTTGCTTGGATGGAGCTATAGGAGAAAGGGAGCTTACTCTAATGCCAAGGATGCTTTTCTTAAAGTATTATCTCTTGATGCTGAGAATATTGATGCCATGAATGAACTTTCAATATGTTTAATGGAGCTTTTTGAATTTAATGATAGTCTTAAGTATTTGTTTAAAGCTTTAAGGCTTGAGCCTGATAATCTTAAAATTATTTCAAATCTTGGAATTCTTCATTTAAAGATGGAGCGTAGGGAAGAAGCTAAAAAATATTTTGAGATAGTTCTTGAGTATGATTTAAGTAATCCTATTGCTCTTAAATACTTGGATCTTTTAGGTAGATAATTTTAATTGATTCTTGATATTGCTTTCATAAAATAAATTTATTTAGGCTAGCTTTCTTAAGTCTATTATTAATTGAATATCCAAATTGACTATTATCTACAAATTCAGCAAGTATTTGTTTATATGTTTTTTCAGATTCCACAAATATTTTATAAATATTTCTTGCATATTCTTCTAGTGTATTAAATACGCAGATGTTATTCATATCCCAAAGATCATTAAACCAATATGATTTAAAAGTATCTTTCATTATGAGTATTTTTGTGTCTCTTTGTGTTGCATACCGTCTTATGTTATCTCCAGAATTAAATAAATAAATGGGTATACGTGGTCTGTAGTGCTCTAATAAGTTACCCGGCGACTTAGATAGTGTTTTTTCTTCTGTTGAATATTCTACTCGAAATTCTCCCTTGAGTTCTTTCTCTATCATTTCTTTTGTAATAGAACCTGGTCTTAGTATTAGTATATCTTCCTTCGAATTGAATCCTATAACAGTTGATTCTATGCCAATTGGTGACTCATCCTCATCTTTTTGTATAATGCCTTTAACTAGACCATTGAGTTCCTTAATTGCCATTGTAAAATTGGTAGCACTGGGGCGTTTTGATAAGTTTGCTGATGGTGCTGCTATTGGAACTCCGCTCATTTGAATTAGTTTTAGGGCTATAGGTTCTGATGGTATTCTTATTGCTATGCTATCAAGTCCTCCGCTTATAAATTTAGACATTTTACTTGCATTCTTTAGTATAAATGTCAAAGGTCCTGGTGTAAATTTTTGCATTAAAATCATTGCACTTTTGGGTATATTTTCTACAAGTTCACTTACCTTTTCTATTGATTCAACATGTATTATTAAAGGATTTGTAATGGGACGTTTCTTTGCTAAGAATATCATTCGTATTGCGTCATCATTATATGCGTCAGCCCCAATTCCGTATACTGTTTCTGTAGGAAATACTACTAATTCTCCTGCTTTTATAAGCTCTACTGCTTTTTCTAATTCTGAATATTTTATAATTTTTGTTTCCATTAGTTTAATTCTCTATTTATCTTATTTATTAAAACAAAAAAATTATAAATAAACAATTGAAAGTAATTTGGATAGTTGACTTTATGTTGCAAATATTAAGTTTTATATTATAATATGCAGTATGGTAGATTTGTTTAATCTAAGGAGTACTAGCTTTAGGCTTAGTTTTTTATTCTTATTGTTTGCTTGTACTCAGTTGAACAGTGCTATTGTGGGACTTGCTTCATGGTATGGAGAAGCTTTTCATGGTAAGGTTACTGCTAATGGTGAAAAGTTTGATATGACAGCTCTTACTGCTGCGCAT is a genomic window containing:
- a CDS encoding L-threonylcarbamoyladenylate synthase; amino-acid sequence: METKIIKYSELEKAVELIKAGELVVFPTETVYGIGADAYNDDAIRMIFLAKKRPITNPLIIHVESIEKVSELVENIPKSAMILMQKFTPGPLTFILKNASKMSKFISGGLDSIAIRIPSEPIALKLIQMSGVPIAAPSANLSKRPSATNFTMAIKELNGLVKGIIQKDEDESPIGIESTVIGFNSKEDILILRPGSITKEMIEKELKGEFRVEYSTEEKTLSKSPGNLLEHYRPRIPIYLFNSGDNIRRYATQRDTKILIMKDTFKSYWFNDLWDMNNICVFNTLEEYARNIYKIFVESEKTYKQILAEFVDNSQFGYSINNRLKKASLNKFIL
- a CDS encoding tetratricopeptide repeat protein → MLKNIIYISLPVNFKTQIKDFVFDPKILLPVEVDNIRNFSQDELNFESVMSAILKIAAYDKDNVNFIYYKNLLLALKPNIVNDLINVGLVKIEEGDYKLALEIFLSLKGIDEKNDILLLNLALLYEKLAENFLKFEQDRDAFSSNQSALEIYECLLDFKNPNENVFANAGFFFIKQYKLGKAQELLNHYLKISTNFKLKSKVSEVLNSIEEYKSLNINLEQIYDLIILSKEDEAIFKLIKLLEYHTNSWNAWFLLGWSYRRKGAYSNAKDAFLKVLSLDAENIDAMNELSICLMELFEFNDSLKYLFKALRLEPDNLKIISNLGILHLKMERREEAKKYFEIVLEYDLSNPIALKYLDLLGR
- a CDS encoding PilZN3 domain-containing protein, with the translated sequence MFLSKKIKDYETKYKGKEINMSTEINSFLNIKNTVEIRVGDYVACGVIYSISMNAIKLISQEDEVLPVLAKNGNSGSLQFKSFDNIGDSPLFVHPLFVKLVNTSAYAVQDKEYNLLTLDLISAMPEDFAIKIGKLLDLKLGQNQRIHERIIINKDSLRKLNLISDKAFIEINGTKHKCLIKDMSYGGALLISCFNFEGMDEGNTDLTLNFDIAGKKVFIVGKARNLSVIQTPNGKVLALGMAFCEDRIPLDYTMLIHDYFN